Proteins from a genomic interval of Zingiber officinale cultivar Zhangliang chromosome 1B, Zo_v1.1, whole genome shotgun sequence:
- the LOC121979028 gene encoding U-box domain-containing protein 4-like, translating into MGTSLLAELVESFKKFLLISASNNVKHDTIQRYCKTIDQILEHFKPLCYEIAASEISLDEQLVNMLKELDAAVVEAGELLESWHTMISKIYFVLQIETLVIKISSFTLKISELVTPQLPSPIDSTILKCIEETQYTNELKISAVIERAITDQKENNRSRAEDLDKISNFLNLSSNQELFMEAIALEKLRTEVSCSETQEEVEKIDRIVALVAYMRECLLQVKQLHSINGVAIPTDFCCPLSLELMSDPVIVASGQTYERNFIRKWLDDGFNVCPRTHQTLGHTNLIPNYTVKALIANWCELNNIKLPDPVKSMGLNIPSVSLKPTEASVAEFILPRSGSSAKINHQRSPEHGKVITSERDTHSSNGVYHATSLHLDSDSQLVQIVNGSDPSISRLSLVSTTRNKEPSLEQSNINSGSQSTYPSRQDSEPSTDDERSPCHRRTESAPDAVSREPVQRSGDNDELSRVSSDLTHYNSDASGEIAQNAISSSSQREPEFAPPLDEVRPRNHNIWRRPSVPRIISTESRSDLSGVESEVRKLIEGLKSDAVDTLRTATEELRFLAKHNMENRIVIANCGAINLLVGLLHSTDCKTQENAVTALLNLSINDNNKIAIANANAIDPLIYVLETGNSEAKENSAATLFSLSVIEENKVKIGRSGAIKPLVDLLANGTPRGKKDAATALFNLSIFHENKSRIVQAGAVRHLVELMDPAAGMVDKAVAVLANLATIPEGRTAIGHNGIPVLVEVVELGSARGKENAAAALLQLCTNSGRFCSQVLQEGAVPPLVALSQSGTPRAKEKAQALLSYFRSQRGNAGRRL; encoded by the exons ATGGGGACATCATTGCTAGCGGAACTGGTCGAAAGTTTCAAAAAGTTTCTTCTTATATCTGCTAGCAACAATGTAAAACATGATACAATTCAAAGATACTGTAAAACAATTGATCAGATCCTTGAGCATTTTAAACCACTGTGTTATGAAATTGCTGCTTCTGAGATATCTTTGGATGAGCAACTAGTCAATATGTTGAAAGAGCTAGATGCTGCAGTTGTTGAAGCCGGGGAACTTCTTGAAAGCTGGCACACAATGATCAGTAAAATTTACTTT GTTTTGCAAATAGAAACTCTTGTTATCAAGATATCTTCATTCACACTTAAAATAAGTGAACTGGTGACTCCTCAGCTTCCAAGTCCAATAGACAGTACCATACTAAAGTGCATTGAG GAAACTCAGTACACAAATGAGTTAAAGATATCAGCTGTCATTGAAAGGGCCATTACGgatcaaaaagaaaataataggTCTAGAGCTGAAGATTTGGATAAGATTTCTAACTTCCTGAACTTGTCGTCTAATCAAGAGTTGTTCATGGAGGCTATCGCACTTGAGAAGCTCAGAACTGAGGTTAGCTGCAGTGAGACCCAGGAAGAAGTAGAGAAGATTGATCGCATTGTTGCTCTTGTCGCATATATGCGTGAATGCCTTCTTCAAGTTAAGCAGTTGCATAGTATTAATGGTGTGGCTATCCCCACTGATTTCTGCTGTCCACTTTCATTGGAATTGATGTCTGATCCAGTTATTGTGGCTTCTGGACAAACTTACGAGCGAAATTTTATCAGGAAATGGCTTGATGATGGTTTCAATGTCTGTCCAAGGACCCATCAAACACTTGGACACACTAATTTGATTCCAAATTATACTGTGAAGGCATTAATTGCAAATTGGTGTGAATTAAACAACATCAAACTTCCTGATCCAGTGAAGTCCATGGGTTTGAATATTCCTTCTGTCTCTCTTAAACCCACCGAAGCAAGTGTTGCTGAATTTATTCTCCCTCGCTCTGGAAGTTCTGCTAAGATAAACCATCAAAGATCTCCAGAACACGGGAAAGTGATTACTTCAGAAAGGGATACACATTCCTCTAATGGAGTCTACCATGCAACCTCACTTCATCTGGACTCTGATTCACAACTCGTGCAAATTGTGAATGGATCTGATCCAAGCATTTCAAGATTATCCTTAGTTAGTACTACAAGAAACAAGGAACCTAGCTTGGAACAGAGTAATATAAATTCTGGTAGCCAAAGTACCTACCCATCAAGACAAGATTCAGAACCCTCAACAGATGATGAGCGATCTCCATGTCATAGGCGGACTGAATCTGCTCCCGATGCAGTTTCAAGAGAGCCTGTTCAAAGATCTGGGGATAATGATGAACTCTCACGGGTTTCAAGTGATTTGACACATTATAACAGTGATGCTTCTGGTGAAATTGCACAGAATGCTATATCCTCGTCTTCCCAAAGAGAACCTGAGTTTGCACCACCATTAGATGAGGTTCGCCCTAGAAATCATAATATCTGGAGACGGCCATCTGTCCCTCGTATCATATCCACGGAATCCAGGTCTGATTTATCTGGCGTTGAGTCTGAAGTTCGTAAGCTAATTGAAGGTTTGAAAAGCGATGCTGTAGATACACTGAGAACTGCCACAGAGGAGCTCCGTTTTCTTGCTAAGCATAACATGGAAAATAGGATTGTTATTGCAAATTGTGGAGCTATTAACCTATTGGTTGGGCTGCTTCATTCGACAGATTGCAAGACTCAGGAAAATGCTGTCACTGCCCTCTTAAACTTGTCAATTAATGACAACAATAAGATTGCCATTGCAAATGCTAATGCCATAGATCCTTTGATTTATGTGCTCGAAACAGGCAACTCTGAAGCAAAAGAAAATTCAGCTGCAACATTATTTAGCCTGTCAGTGATTGAAGAGAATAAAGTTAAGATTGGGCGCTCAGGTGCTATCAAACCATTGGTAGATTTATTAGCAAATGGGACTCCTCGAGGAAAGAAAGATGCAGCGACAGCATTATTTAATCTGTCAATCTTTCATGAGAATAAATCACGAATTGTACAAGCTGGAGCAGTGAGACACTTAGTCGAGCTGATGGACCCAGCAGCTGGTATGGTTGACAAGGCTGTGGCTGTTTTAGCAAACCTTGCAACTATACCGGAAGGGAGAACTGCAATTGGGCATAATGGCATCCCGGTACTTGTGGAGGTAGTTGAATTGGGCTCTGCACGAGGAAAAGAAAATGCTGCTGCAGCTTTACTTCAGCTATGTACTAATAGTGGTAGATTTTGTAGTCAAGTTCTTCAAGAAGGTGCTGTGCCCCCATTGGTAGCATTATCACAGTCTGGTACGCCAAGAGCTAAAGAAAAG GCTCAGGCTCTTCTAAGCTACTTCCGTAGCCAGCGTGGCAATGCTGGGAGAAGATTATGA
- the LOC121979054 gene encoding NAC domain-containing protein 73-like isoform X2 produces the protein MVQSKMENMERSSNSSSSSSVVLMRTVLATCPSCGFRVQYDPRPQGGGGGGGGATAAEELVGLPAGVKFDPTDQELLEHLESKARADAMRLHPLIDEFIPTIEGEDGVSEDGVVRHFFHRPSRAYTTGTRKRRKVVVQSTSPEAQGSETRWHKTGKTRPVYGAAGGRLKGFKKILVLYTNYGKQRKPQKTNWIMHQYHLGVDEEEKDGELVVSKVFYQTQPRQCTAAVMKEAQHKAVVEDDEDDGGVDYYGQQQQSSQLMAYDSIQGGQSQMLHGFVPMHGAGGGASFLT, from the exons ATGGTGCAATCCAAGATGGAAAATATGGAGAGAAGCAGCAACAGTTCGAGCTCTTCGAGTGTGGTTCTGATGCGAACAGTACTCGCCACTTGCCCTTCTTGTGGATTCCGCGTCCAGTACGACCCACGGCCGCag GGTggcggtggaggaggaggaggggcgaCGGCGGCCGAGGAGTTGGTGGGGCTGCCTGCGGGGGTGAAGTTTGATCCGACGGATCAGGAATTGCTGGAGCACTTGGAGAGCAAAGCGAGAGCGGACGCGATGAGGCTTCATCCTCTCATCGACGAGTTCATCCCCACGATTGAAGGGGAGGACG GCGTGAGCGAGGACGGTGTGGTACGGCACTTCTTCCACCGGCCTTCGCGTGCGTACACGACGGGGACGCggaagaggaggaaagtggtggtgcaGAGCACGTCGCCGGAGGCGCAGGGGAGCGAGACGCGGTGGCACAAGACCGGGAAGACGAGGCCGGTGTACGGCGCCGCTGGCGGTAGGCTGAAGGGGTTCAAGAAGATCCTGGTCCTCTACACCAACTACGGCAAGCAGCGGAAGCCCCAGAAGACGAACTGGATCATGCACCAGTACCATCTAGGCGTCGACGAGGAGGAGAAGGACGGCGAGCTGGTGGTCTCCAAGGTCTTCTACCAGACCCAGCCCAGGCAGTGCACCGCGGCGGTAATGAAAGAGGCTCAGCATAAAGCGGTGGTCGAGGACGATGAGGACGACGGCGGAGTCGATTACTACGGTCAGCAGCAACAGTCGTCGCAGCTGATGGCGTACGATAGCATTCAAGGCGGCCAGAGCCAAATGCTTCATGGCTTCGTGCCCATGCATGGTGCTGGTGGCGGGGCTTCCTTTCTCACTTAA
- the LOC121979054 gene encoding NAC domain-containing protein 73-like isoform X1 translates to MVQSKMENMERSSNSSSSSSVVLMRTVLATCPSCGFRVQYDPRPQGGGGGGGGATAAEELVGLPAGVKFDPTDQELLEHLESKARADAMRLHPLIDEFIPTIEGEDGICYTHPQKLPGVSEDGVVRHFFHRPSRAYTTGTRKRRKVVVQSTSPEAQGSETRWHKTGKTRPVYGAAGGRLKGFKKILVLYTNYGKQRKPQKTNWIMHQYHLGVDEEEKDGELVVSKVFYQTQPRQCTAAVMKEAQHKAVVEDDEDDGGVDYYGQQQQSSQLMAYDSIQGGQSQMLHGFVPMHGAGGGASFLT, encoded by the exons ATGGTGCAATCCAAGATGGAAAATATGGAGAGAAGCAGCAACAGTTCGAGCTCTTCGAGTGTGGTTCTGATGCGAACAGTACTCGCCACTTGCCCTTCTTGTGGATTCCGCGTCCAGTACGACCCACGGCCGCag GGTggcggtggaggaggaggaggggcgaCGGCGGCCGAGGAGTTGGTGGGGCTGCCTGCGGGGGTGAAGTTTGATCCGACGGATCAGGAATTGCTGGAGCACTTGGAGAGCAAAGCGAGAGCGGACGCGATGAGGCTTCATCCTCTCATCGACGAGTTCATCCCCACGATTGAAGGGGAGGACGGTATCTGCTATACACACCCTCAGAAACTCCctg GCGTGAGCGAGGACGGTGTGGTACGGCACTTCTTCCACCGGCCTTCGCGTGCGTACACGACGGGGACGCggaagaggaggaaagtggtggtgcaGAGCACGTCGCCGGAGGCGCAGGGGAGCGAGACGCGGTGGCACAAGACCGGGAAGACGAGGCCGGTGTACGGCGCCGCTGGCGGTAGGCTGAAGGGGTTCAAGAAGATCCTGGTCCTCTACACCAACTACGGCAAGCAGCGGAAGCCCCAGAAGACGAACTGGATCATGCACCAGTACCATCTAGGCGTCGACGAGGAGGAGAAGGACGGCGAGCTGGTGGTCTCCAAGGTCTTCTACCAGACCCAGCCCAGGCAGTGCACCGCGGCGGTAATGAAAGAGGCTCAGCATAAAGCGGTGGTCGAGGACGATGAGGACGACGGCGGAGTCGATTACTACGGTCAGCAGCAACAGTCGTCGCAGCTGATGGCGTACGATAGCATTCAAGGCGGCCAGAGCCAAATGCTTCATGGCTTCGTGCCCATGCATGGTGCTGGTGGCGGGGCTTCCTTTCTCACTTAA